In Brachypodium distachyon strain Bd21 chromosome 2, Brachypodium_distachyon_v3.0, whole genome shotgun sequence, one genomic interval encodes:
- the LOC112270771 gene encoding uncharacterized protein LOC112270771 produces the protein MYRRRPRRWSDLPPDLVREISLRLHDAGDFVRFHAVCTPWREYLLLDPLPRTQQQQQQFLPWLLAPDKKRADSLNLRCVFSKATFRAPPPAHRGCNWVAAADGTAVRYFSDCPSGLPGLHDPLTGAVTRRLPFFPKKKLHWLWEENLGGIVYGDGAVLLYNDPHEDDDDWFRVALLRPGGTDGDHQWTVVERTFEEAYYGECRAAYHGGRILLTVEASLWHVVSVPPDGATATSASDDVLVPRSWLPGEDEDYDYHYSYVLESRGELLWVSLQLLADCCRLLLARALKVSVHVLEEGEDGAPQWVRKEDYGGRSLADRVLFLGWPNSFAVDASRLGVDGGCAYFVFEDEDGPPHQRFGVFRYDLVHDEAVLLEWLPKGWDDVMCTWLVPRPHCPDPGNLQEIAGWTAPKTAADTSNSNEQYYSDR, from the exons ATGTATCGGAGGCGGCCCCGGCGGTGGTCGGACCTCCCCCCGGACCTTGTCCGCGAGATCTCCCTCCGCCTGCACGACGCCGGCGACTTCGTCCGCTTCCACGCCGTCTGCACGCCATGGCGGGAGTACTTATTACTCGACCCGCTGCCTCGaacccagcagcagcagcagcaattcCTTCCCTGGCTCCTCGCCCCGGACAAGAAGCGCGCCGACTCCCTGAATCTCAGATGCGTCTTCTCCAAGGCGACtttccgcgcgccgccgcccgcgcacCGGGGCTGCAACtgggtggccgccgccgacggcacGGCCGTCCGGTACTTCAGCGATTGCCCCAGTGGCCTGCCTGGGCTCCACGACCCTCTCACCGGAGCCGTCACCCGCCGCCTGCCTTTCTTCCCGAAGAAGAAGCTCCACTGGCTCTGGGAGGAGAACCTCGGCGGCATCGTctacggcgacggcgccgtccTTCTGTACAACGACCCGCacgaggacgacgatgacTGGTTCAGGGTGGCGCTCCTGCGTCCCGGGGGCACGGACGGGGATCATCAGTGGACGGTCGTCGAGAGGACCTTCGAGGAGGCCTACTACGGCGAGTGCCGCGCCGCGTACCACGGCGGCAGGATCCTCCTGACCGTCGAGGCCAGCCTCTGGCACGTCGTGAGTGTTCCCCCGGACGGCGCCACGGCCACGAGCGCCAGCGACGACGTGCTGGTGCCGAGGTCGTGGCTACcgggcgaggacgaggactaCGACTACCACTACAGCTACGTCCTGGAGTCCCGCGGCGAGCTTCTGTGGGTGTCGCTCCAGCTCCTGGCGGACTGCTGCCGCCTGCTGCTGGCTCGTGCGCTCAAGGTGTCCGTGCACGTGCtggaagagggggaggacgGGGCGCCGCAATGGGTGAGGAAGGAGGACTACGGCGGCCGGAGCCTGGCCGACCGTGTGCTGTTCCTGGGCTGGCCCAACAGCTTCGCCGTCGACGCGTCGCGGCTGGGCGTCGACGGCGGCTGCGCCTACTTCGTGTTCGAAGACGAGGACGGCCCGCCTCATCAGCGGTTCGGCGTGTTCAGGTACGACCTCGTCCACGACGAGGCTGTGCTCCTCGAGTGGCTGCCTAAAGGATGGGACGACGTCATGTGTACCTGGCTCGTTCCCCGGCCCCATTGCCCCGATCCAG GAAATCTACAAGAGATCGCAGGGTGGACAGCACCAAAGACAGCCGCAGACACCTCCAACTCCAACGAGCAATATTACTCGGATCGCTAA
- the LOC100838672 gene encoding transcription factor bHLH77 isoform X2: MNCGPPDQLPPPQATAPSCFLNLNWDQSMDAPAHRGAGAHLDPALGSMVSSPAASNSTATEGLALHGISPHYGGTPPPKLDLSMMGQFHHHYPPPQAGGGSGGGLPTLENLMPMGSLDQFLADPGFAERAARLSGFGGPGPGQFGLPDDGPIGALKELELGNARDESSVSDPASEMALKGAPDGNARKRKAGSKGKGKDSSMSTSAKDLLAKEDSAAKRCKSMEESNGAEENCAKGKAAQSSSENGGGKKQGKDAGASKLPEPPKDYIHVRARRGEATDSHSLAERVRREKISQRMKLLQDLVPGCNKVVGKAVMLDEIINYVQSLQRQVEFLSMKLATVNPQLDFNNLPNLLAKDMQQSCGQLQSSHFPLEASGAPLPYMSQPHQGSNPLDCGMTDGMDDQGSMHHQLDPAFCRPMGSHHHFLNGVSDAASQVGAFWQDLQSVVQMDMGQSQEIATSSNSYDGSLQTVHMKMEL, translated from the exons ATGAACTGCGGGCCGCCGGaccagctgccgccgccgcaagcgaCGGCGCCGTCGTGCTTCCTGAACCTCAACTGGGACCAGTCCATGGACGCGCCCGCGCATCGTGGCGCCGGGGCGCACCTCGACCCGGCGCTCGGCTCGATGGTCTCCTCCCCGGCGGCGTCCAACTCGACGGCGACCGAGGGCCTCGCTCTCCACGGGATCTCGCCGCACTACGGtggcacgccgccgcccaagcTCGACCTCTCCATGATGGGGCAGTTCCACCACCACtacccgccgccgcaggccgGTGGTGGCTCCGGCGGTGGCTTGCCGACCCTGGAGAACCTGATGCCCATGGGCTCCCTGGACCAGTTCCTCGCCGACCCAGGCTTCGCCGAGCGGGCCGCCAGGCTCTCCGGCTTCGGTGGCCCAGGCCCGGGGCAATTCGGCCTCCCGGACGACGGCCCGATCGGCGCATTGAAGGAGCTGGAGCTCGGGAACGCCCGGGACGAGTCTTCGGTGTCCGATCCGGCGTCCGAGATGGCGCTCAAGGGCGCTCCCGACGGCAATGCGAGGAAGCGGAAGGCCGGCAGCAAGGGGAAAGGCAAGGACAGCTCCATGTCCACCTCCGCCAAGGATCTCCTCGCCAAG GAGGACTCGGCCGCGAAGCGTTGCAAATCCATGGAGGAGAGCAATGGCGCGGAGGAGAATTGCGCCAAGGGGAAGGCCGCGCAGAGCAGcagcgagaacggcggcggcaagaaGCAGGGGAAGGACGCTGGCGCTTCGAAGCTCCCGGAGCCGCCCAAGGACTACATCCATGTCCGGGCGCGGCGCGGAGAGGCCACGGACAGCCACAGCCTCGCCGAGAGG GTCAGAAGAGAGAAGATCAGCCAAAGGATGAAGCTGCTGCAGGATCTCGTGCCTGGCTGCAACAAG GTAGTTGGCAAGGCTGTCATGCTCGATGAGATCATAAACTATGTGCAATCGCTGCAACGGCAAGTCGAG TTTCTGTCCATGAAGCTGGCCACGGTGAACCCCCAGCTGGACTTCAACAATTTGCCCAACCTCCTCGCTAAAGAT ATGCAGCAGTCATGTGGCCAGTTGCAGAGCTCGCATTTCCCGCTGGAGGCATCAGGTGCGCCGCTCCCTTACATGAGCCAGCCTCACCAGGGGAGTAACCCTCTCGACTGCGGCATGACCGACGGCATGGACGATCAGGGCTCCATGCACCACCAGCTAGACCCGGCGTTCTGCAGGCCGATGGGCTCACACCACCATTTCCTCAACGGAGTCAGCGACGCCGCCTCTCAG GTTGGAGCTTTCTGGCAAGATCTGCAAAGCGTTGTTCAAATGGACATGGGGCAGAGTCAGGAGATCGCCACTTCTTCCAACAGCTACGACG GTTCATTGCAAACAGTCCACATGAAAATGGAGCTTTGA
- the LOC100838672 gene encoding transcription factor bHLH62 isoform X1, with amino-acid sequence MNCGPPDQLPPPQATAPSCFLNLNWDQSMDAPAHRGAGAHLDPALGSMVSSPAASNSTATEGLALHGISPHYGGTPPPKLDLSMMGQFHHHYPPPQAGGGSGGGLPTLENLMPMGSLDQFLADPGFAERAARLSGFGGPGPGQFGLPDDGPIGALKELELGNARDESSVSDPASEMALKGAPDGNARKRKAGSKGKGKDSSMSTSAKDLLAKVRRTRRIPLSYVCSSMMYPDGSERFYCTVLNLQEDSAAKRCKSMEESNGAEENCAKGKAAQSSSENGGGKKQGKDAGASKLPEPPKDYIHVRARRGEATDSHSLAERVRREKISQRMKLLQDLVPGCNKVVGKAVMLDEIINYVQSLQRQVEFLSMKLATVNPQLDFNNLPNLLAKDMQQSCGQLQSSHFPLEASGAPLPYMSQPHQGSNPLDCGMTDGMDDQGSMHHQLDPAFCRPMGSHHHFLNGVSDAASQVGAFWQDLQSVVQMDMGQSQEIATSSNSYDGSLQTVHMKMEL; translated from the exons ATGAACTGCGGGCCGCCGGaccagctgccgccgccgcaagcgaCGGCGCCGTCGTGCTTCCTGAACCTCAACTGGGACCAGTCCATGGACGCGCCCGCGCATCGTGGCGCCGGGGCGCACCTCGACCCGGCGCTCGGCTCGATGGTCTCCTCCCCGGCGGCGTCCAACTCGACGGCGACCGAGGGCCTCGCTCTCCACGGGATCTCGCCGCACTACGGtggcacgccgccgcccaagcTCGACCTCTCCATGATGGGGCAGTTCCACCACCACtacccgccgccgcaggccgGTGGTGGCTCCGGCGGTGGCTTGCCGACCCTGGAGAACCTGATGCCCATGGGCTCCCTGGACCAGTTCCTCGCCGACCCAGGCTTCGCCGAGCGGGCCGCCAGGCTCTCCGGCTTCGGTGGCCCAGGCCCGGGGCAATTCGGCCTCCCGGACGACGGCCCGATCGGCGCATTGAAGGAGCTGGAGCTCGGGAACGCCCGGGACGAGTCTTCGGTGTCCGATCCGGCGTCCGAGATGGCGCTCAAGGGCGCTCCCGACGGCAATGCGAGGAAGCGGAAGGCCGGCAGCAAGGGGAAAGGCAAGGACAGCTCCATGTCCACCTCCGCCAAGGATCTCCTCGCCAAGGTACGCCGTACGCGCAGAATTCCGCTCAGCTACGTCTGTAGCAGCATGATGTACCCCGACGGGAGCGAAAGATTTTACTGTACGGTGCTTAATTTGCAGGAGGACTCGGCCGCGAAGCGTTGCAAATCCATGGAGGAGAGCAATGGCGCGGAGGAGAATTGCGCCAAGGGGAAGGCCGCGCAGAGCAGcagcgagaacggcggcggcaagaaGCAGGGGAAGGACGCTGGCGCTTCGAAGCTCCCGGAGCCGCCCAAGGACTACATCCATGTCCGGGCGCGGCGCGGAGAGGCCACGGACAGCCACAGCCTCGCCGAGAGG GTCAGAAGAGAGAAGATCAGCCAAAGGATGAAGCTGCTGCAGGATCTCGTGCCTGGCTGCAACAAG GTAGTTGGCAAGGCTGTCATGCTCGATGAGATCATAAACTATGTGCAATCGCTGCAACGGCAAGTCGAG TTTCTGTCCATGAAGCTGGCCACGGTGAACCCCCAGCTGGACTTCAACAATTTGCCCAACCTCCTCGCTAAAGAT ATGCAGCAGTCATGTGGCCAGTTGCAGAGCTCGCATTTCCCGCTGGAGGCATCAGGTGCGCCGCTCCCTTACATGAGCCAGCCTCACCAGGGGAGTAACCCTCTCGACTGCGGCATGACCGACGGCATGGACGATCAGGGCTCCATGCACCACCAGCTAGACCCGGCGTTCTGCAGGCCGATGGGCTCACACCACCATTTCCTCAACGGAGTCAGCGACGCCGCCTCTCAG GTTGGAGCTTTCTGGCAAGATCTGCAAAGCGTTGTTCAAATGGACATGGGGCAGAGTCAGGAGATCGCCACTTCTTCCAACAGCTACGACG GTTCATTGCAAACAGTCCACATGAAAATGGAGCTTTGA